Genomic DNA from Veillonella criceti:
CAGAAAACTCTTCCCGATTAATGAATAATTCTTCTGGATCAGTTCCTTGCCCCTCAACGAGAACATCCATTAATGTTCGTTCCGCTTCATCCGTATAAATAGGTTTATTCAAAGATATATATGAATTGAGAGGAATGTGCTTTTGTCGCGTAGCTGTCTTAATAGCTGTAATAATCTGACGAGTTACACATAATTCAGCAAAAGCTTTAAATGAAGCTAACCGATCGCCTTTAAAATCACGGGTTGCTTTATAAAGGCCTATCATTCCCTCTTGAATAATATCTTCTTTATCCGCTCCAATCAAAAAATAAGACCGAGCTTTGGCGCGTACAAAATTCTTATATTTATCGACTAGATAGTCCACAGCTAAATGATCATCTTGTTCTTGAGCTAATTTACAAATTTCCTCATCAGATAAATCAACATAGCGGCGAAACTCATCATTTAAGCGTTGATTAACGCACATGCCAACCTCCACTCTCTTATTCTAGCAGAACACAACTAATGTATCTCTCATTATACTTGATAGCCCTTAGTTCTGCAAGGTTATTTATTACCACGGCGCAAGCTTTCCCATTGCTTAGCCACTTCGCCATCCAATTGATGCCCCACTTCATTACGCTGCAAGCGCATGCTATCTCGTTTATGAAAGCCTTTATAAAATCGTTGCTCATCCAGTTTAGCACGCTCTACTTGAGCTTTCAATTCTCTTGCTGAAATACGTAACGCACCAAAACCTAATACTTGGCTTTGTTCTGCATAGTCAGACGTACACACATACACATTAGCATAGGTATTTTTAAATGTAAATACAGTACGCTCAATATAAGAGTCTGCAGTCTCTCCATCAGCCGTATATACTTCTAAAAAATCCTCTGTCATATATTCTTCAGCAGCCCCTGGATTAGCAAACTTTCCATCAAACACCAGAATCACGCGATAGCCTTTATGTTTACCATAATTTTGTAAGATACTTTTAATACGAGAGCGCGCATGTTCTAATGAACTTTTACTTATTTTCTTTAATTCAGGCCAAGCAAAGATAACATTGTATCCATCAACAATTAATATATCTTCTTTCATAGTAAGACCTCATTATTGCCGTTGTCGCACCGCTTCATACAGTAAAATCGCTGCCGCCACGGAAGCATTTAAAGAATTAAGACGACCATACATAGGAATCGTCACTAGAAAATCACAACGCTCTTTTGTCAACCGACTTAAGCCTTTTCCTTCATTACCAATCACTAGCACTAACGGACTTGTCAAATCAGCTTCATATAAAGTTTGTTGTCCTTCCATATGAGCTCCTAAGACCCAAAAACCTTGCTTTTTTAATTCTTCAATCGTCTGCGCCACATTACCAACTTGTACTAAAGGTATACATTCTAATGCACCAGCCGATGTTTTAGCAACGGTAGCATTGATTGGTGCCGTATGTCGTTTAGGAATCAAAACTGCTGTTGCACCACAGCATTCAGCTGTACGAATAATGGCCCCCATATTATGCGGATCTTCTATACCATCCAATAAAACAAGGATAGGCGCTTTATCGGTGGGCCAAGCAGCTAATACTTCTTCTAAGTCAGCAAATTTCACTTGTGAGGCCAAAGCAACAACACCTTGATGTACGACACCATTGGCATATTTAGCCAGTTGATTATCCCCAACGCGACGAATTTCAATCCCTTTAGATTTGGCAAGCCCTATAATTTCTTGCATCGAACCTTGCACTTTATCATTCGCAATAAAAAGGCGCTGAATCGTACGGTCTGCTTTTAACGCTTCGCGCACCGCATTGCGTCCTACAATATAATCACTCATAGTTATTCAGTCTCCTTTATTTCATCGAATTTAATGTGTATTGAAAAGCCTGTCCCATTAGCGTTTGTAAACGTTCAGTTTGATTCGTACGATATAAATACCCCAGAACCGCTTCAAAGGCCGTGCTAGCTCGATATTCTTGAACAGTGGCACTTTTCGGCACATGAACTTGACTATTGCGAGCCCGTTTAGCTACTTGCTGTTCAACGTCCGTTAATACTTGTTCTGTATCCCAAGCTTGTAATACTTTAGCTTGAGCCTTAGCACAGATAAAATCTGTTACCAAATTATGAAGTACTTGAACCTTCATAATACCAGCTTCTGTCATCCGTTCTCTCACAAATAGAGAATATACAGCATCACCTATATAGGCAAGCATGAGGGAATCCTCAGCATTTGCTGTTGTATTTCCCTCATGCTCAATTGTACCTTTTAGTTTTTCAATCGCTGTAGCTCGTAAAAATTGATAGCGCTTAAAGTTCACGTTTCTTCCACCGAGCCCCTTGTGGCGAATCTTCAATTACAACGCCAATATTAGCTAATTCATCACGAATAGCATCGGCTAAATCCCAAAGTTTACGTTCACGGCAATTCTGACGAACATTCAATATTACTTGCATTAATTGTTCATACTCTTCGGCGCCAGCCCCCGCATTAGGACCTTCCCAAGCTTGTTCTAAGATACCAAGGATATCCGTCATCATCTTGAAGATAGATTTAACTTCATCCAATGTTTTATGGCACACTTTGCCATTGCAATTTTGCACAGCTTGATAATAAATATTAATTTCTTTAGCTAAACCAAACATAGGGGCACCAGCTAAGGATGTATTAAAATCATCAGCCATGGCATCTTCAAATTCATTAGCATATTTACGAGCATTTTCTAATAGTGCTTTTGCTTCATCATCGCATTCGCCTTCTTCTTGATTTTCTAGATAAAGAAGATTTTCAATAGCTGTCGTCATACGTTCTAACGATTTATTAGCTTCTTCTAATCGTTCATCACTGAAATCCAGTGGGCTACGATAATGAGTGCTCAACAAGAAATAACGAAGTGCATCAGGACTATACTCTTCCAAAATATCTTTAACTAAGAAGAAGTTATTCAACGATTTACTCATCTTTTCCTGATTAATTGTAATAAATCCATTGTGCAACCAATAACGAACAGCTGGATGATGACCGGTACACCCTTCTGACTGAGCAATTTCATTTTCATGATGCGGGAAAATCAAATCACTGCCACCACCATGGAAATCAAACTCTTCGCCTAAATATTTATTACTCATAGTCGAGCATTCAATATGCCAACCCGGACGTCCTTGCCCCCATGGGCTTTCCCAAGATGGTTCACCAGGTTTTGCACTTTTCCATAAAGCAAAGTCCATTGGATTGTGTTTACGATCGTCTACATCTACACGAGCACCAGCTTCCATATCTTCTAATGTACGTCCAGATAATTTACCGTATTCTTCAAATTTTTCTACACTATAATACACATCACCATCTAATTCGTAGGCAAAACCTTTTTCAATAAGAGTGGCAATCATTGCTACAATTTCATCAATATGTTCCGATACACGTGGATATACATCAGCATGACGTACATGAAGTGCATCCATTACTTCAAAATAGGACTCAATATAGCGATTGGCAATTGTATCCCAAGACACACCTTCGCCATTGGACGTATTAATAATTTTATCATCTACATCCGTAAAGTTTTGCACATACGTTACTTTATAGCCAATATGCGTCAAATAGCGACGGATAACATCCCAAGTAACAAATGGACGAGCATTCCCAATATGAGGATGGTTATATGGCGTTACACCACATACATAAATCTTTGCTTCTCCCTCCTTTACTGGCTTGAATACTTCTTTTTCTCTTGTCATCGTATTGAATACTTTAATTTCTCTCATCGCTACCGATGCCTCACTTCCATAAAAATATAAAAAGCCACCATCTCATTACAGAGACGGTGGCCCGCGGTTCCACTCTGTTAAGTCCTATGTAGCACTCACTCAAACGCGTAACGGGCGTGACCGAATAGACATACTCATTTCAGTCTATTAACTCCCGAATGCATTTCCCTTGGCTACACATGAACCCTTCCACCATTTAGTTCTCGCTGTAAAGCTAGTCTCAAAGTACTTCTTTCGTTCATCGTCTTTAATAACAATTTTTATCGATATATAGAGTATAATAGCATGAAACCTAACTAAAGTCAATGTTTCTACGCTAACTGTCTATCAATAATTACAGCAAAATTAAATAGTGCTCAATTAGTTTAAAACTGTCAAATTATTTTGCTACAGAAGCAATATTGATGATTGTTTTAACCGCTAATTCCATATGTTCCACACAAGCAAATTCGTGTGGCCCATGTAAATTTTCTACACCAGTAAATAGATTTGGTGTTGGAATCCCCATAAAAGAAATCTTAGAGCCATCAGTGCCACCACGGATTGGCTGAATCAATGGTGTTACACCAGCTTTTTCCATAGCGGCTTTAGCAATTTCTACACATTCCATATGATCTTTAATTACATCATACATATTGTAGTAGCTATCTTTAAGCGTCAAGGTCACTACTTCACGACCATACCGTTCATTTAATACCTTAGCAGCCAGTTCAAAAAGTTTCTTCTTACTTTCAAATAAGGCGCGATCATGGTCTCGAATTATGTACTTCATCGTTCCTGATTCCACACCGGTTTCATTACTTGATAACATAATAAAACCTTCGTAATCTTCAGTCAGTTCTGGAACAGCTGCCTGTGGTAACATACGGTCAAATTCCATAGCTAATTTATTACAATTAATCATGGTGTTTTTAGCTGACCCTGGATGAACTGATACACCATGAAGTTCTACGGTAGCAGCACAAGCATTAAATGTTTCATATTCTAGCTCACCTAAGCGAGTACCATCAATTGTATACGCAAAATCAACGGGAAAATCTCTTACGTCAAATAAATCAGCGCCACGACCAATTTCTTCATCAGGACCAAAGGCACACATCACGAGACCATGTTTCACTTCTGGATGCATCTTTAAATACCGAAGCGCTTCCATAATTTCCACAATTCCCGCTTTGTCATCACCGCCTAGCAAAGTAGTGCCATCAGTAACAATTAAAGTCTGTCCTTTATAGTTATTTAAGTTAGGAAAATCAGCTACACGACTATATAATTCTTTATCTTTATTAAGGAGAATATCTGTACCATCATAGTTTTCAATAATACGTGGGGCTATATTTTCAGCATTATAATCAGCTGTGTCCATATGAGCAATGAAGCCAATAGCAGGAACAACTTCCTCTGTATTAGCTGGTAAAGAGCCAATGACAAAACCATTATTTTCATTGACTTTTACACCTTCTAACCCAATCTCTGTTAAGTCAGCAGCTAGTACCTTAGCAAATGCCACTTGTGTGTCAGTACTTGGCACTGTTGTAGACTCTTCGTTAGACCGTGTATTAGTCTTTGTATAACGCAAAAAACGTTCAACCATCGTTTCCATAATAATCCTCCTTAATAAAACAAACTATGAAACTGTTTAACTATGCCCCCACAGAGTTAAACAGCCATTTGACTGATTGTTTCATCTAAACGAGCTAATGTTTTTTCCTTGCCAAATAAAGTAATAATATAATTCAAATCTGGACCATGCATTTGCCCTGTAGTAGCAATACGAATTGGCATAAAGACAAACTTACCTTTTAATTTTGTCTCTTTCATAATACCTTTAATCGTTGCTTTTACCACATCTGGAGTAATGTCCTCTAAATCCGCAATAGCTTCACGGAATGCTTTAAGTACAGTTGGGCAAGACTCTTCCGCTAATACGGCCTTAATATCTTCAGCGTGAGTTTCATCAAAAGCAAACGTATCATCAAAAATTAGTTTTGCTTCTTCTTTAATTTGTGCGCCAAAGCTAATGTGATCTTTTAAGCATACACAAAGCATAATAAGTTTTGCTTTTTCAGTTTCATCAGGAGTTGCCGATGCATAACCAGCTTCTTGTAAATGAGGTAAACATAATTCATATAGTGCTTCATCACTTAAATTTTTCATATAATTGAAGTTAATCCAATTTAGTTTATCAATATCAAATACAGCTGGATTTTTAGCAACTCGGTCCATAGAGAAATTCTGAATTAATTCATCTTTAGTAAATAATTCCTGTTCCCCTTCTGGTGCCCAACCTAATAAAGCTAAGAAGTTGTCAATCGCATCTGGTAAGTAACCAAGTTGACGATATTGATCAACAGAAGTGGCACCATGGCGTTTACTCATTTTCTTATAATCCTTACCAAGGATAAGTGAAATATGACCAAACGTAGGTACATCCCAACCGAGCGCATTGTAAATCGCAATCTGGCGTGGTGTATTAGAAAGATGTTCTTCTGCACGAATTACATGTGTAATTCCCATTGTATGGTCATCAATGACAACCGCATAGTTATAGACTGGAATTCCATCTGATTTAACAATAACAAAATCACCAACACCATTGGATTCAAAAGATACATGGCCACGTACCATGTCATCAAATGCAAACGTTTGATTCAAAGGAACACGCAAACGAATCGTGTGTTTACGACCTTCTTTATCATAAGCTGCTATTTGTTCGTCTGTTAAATGACTACAATGACCATTATATTTTGGTGTTTCACCACGATCTAATTGTGCTTGGCGTTCAGCTTCTAATTCTTCTTCAGAGCAATAGCAACGATACGCTTTACCTTCATCTAATAAACGTTGTGTCACTTCTTTATAAATATCCAATCGTTCTGTTTGACGATATGGGCCATTGTCGCCCCCTACATCAATACCTTCGTCCCAATCCATACCAAGCCATTTAAGAGCTGCTTTAATATTTTCTTCACTCTCACGAGTTGAGCGAGCTAAATCAGTATCTTCAATACGAAGGAGAAATGTACCGCCTTCTTTACGCGCTAATAACCAATTAAACAATGCAGAACGGGCTCCACCAATATGAAATGGGCCAGTTGGACTTGGTGCAAAACGAACTTTCATCTTTGCCATGTCTATATCCACTCCTTTGCTATTATCTATATCACTAATATATTGTACATCACTAATCATAAGCTGTATAAAGTTGCCACCGCTTGAGCCGCTAACCCTTCTAAGCGTCCAAAAGCGCCTAATTTTTCATGAGTCGTTGCTTTTACACTTATGAACTCTTCGCCAATCCCCAAAACACCAGCTAAATTAGCCTTCATAGCATTAATGTGAGGTTTTAATTTAGGGGCTTCAGCGATAACCATAACATCTACATTATACGCCTTAAAACCTTTTTCGTGTAGTAACTTCACAACTTGCTTTAATAATTCCATACTAGAAGCACCTTTAAAGGCCTCATCTTCTGGCGGGAACCAATAGCCAATATCCGGTAAGCCAGCTGCGCCTAATAAAGCATCCATTAACGCATGAATTAGCACATCAGCATCACTATGTCCATCGGGACCAAATTCACTCTCAATCTGCACGCCCCCTAAAATACAAGGACGCCCCGTTTTAAAACGATGTACATCATAACCAAAGCCAACACGCATCATAGGTTCTGTCACTCCTAAATACTGTTTCGCTTTCACAATATCAGCTGGTGTTGTGAGCTTACAGTTTGTATAATCACTATTTACAATATATACTGGCTTTCCTTGATGTTCAACTAAGGATACATCATCAGTACCTACAAATTGCGTCTTCTTAGCATATTCTTGTGCCTCTAACAGCCAAGACCTTCTAAAACCTTGTGGCGTTTGCACCGCATACAATTCACTTCGCCGTAGCGTCTGTACCACAGTTTGATCATCTCGAACCTGTTTAATCGTATCTACCACAGGTACGGCAGCCACTGCTGCACCATGTTGTTGAGCCGCCTCAGCTACAGCGGTAAACAAAGCCGCCCTAGCCATTGGCCGAGCACCATCATGGACTAAAACAATATCCGCCGTTTCACTAGTCGCTTTGGTGCCTGCTAATACAGAATCTTGCCGCTCTGCACCACCAATAACCAATCTAGGTTGCCACGGTAAATTGGTTAAAGAGGCCACTTCATTTTGAATGGCCTCTTCTTCACCATCAGCTACAACTATAATGACTTCACTTAAATCAGGAACATCTGCCATATGTTGTAAATTCCATTGTAGCACAGAATACTTGCCTAAACGCAAAAAGATTTTATTCGCCTCACATTGCATTCGCTTACCAGCACCAGCAGCCAATAAAATACAACTAATCATTCTTTAGTTCCTTTCGCTTTAGCAAAAATCATTCGTCCAGCACTTGTCTGTAATACAGACGTTACCATCACATCAATAGACGTATCTACATACTGAGCACCATTTTCAATAACAATCATAGTGCCATCATCTAAATAAGCTACCCCTTGATTATCTTCTTTCCCTTCTTTGATTACCTGTACACGAATCCATTCACCAGGAATCATAGCTGGTTTCAACGCATTTGCTAAATCATTAAGATTTAATATTTCAATACCTTGCAAACTAGCCACTTTATTCAAGTTAAAATCATTGGTTATGATTTTCCATTTTTTATCAAGGGCTAACCGCATCAATTTAGAATCAACCTCTGTAATATCCTCAAAATCATCGTCAATAACTTTAATATCGATTAATTCTTTTTGCTGTAAACCTTGTAAAATATCAAGACCACGGCGACCACGATTCCGTTTGAGCACATCTGCTGAATCAGAAATATGCTGCAACTCTTCAAGAACAAATAAAGGTACTACCAAAGGCCCCTCTAAAAAACCGGTCGCACAAAGTTCCGCAATACGACCGTCAATAATAACTGACGTATCTAATAATTTGGCCACGGAAACTGATTCAAAATCAGAGACAGCTAAATGAGCAGGTGCTTCTACCTCTTTAGGAGCAGCCTCTTTCTTTTTATCCTTTACAATTGTACGATTTTGAAGCCAATTTGCATACAATTCCGGTCCCTTACGAGACGCTAATCGCATACCAATATAACCAAAAATAGCACTCAAAATAATAGGGATATATGAGCCAATGAGTGGTACACGATAAAATGCCAAGCCAATAAGATTTGCTATTATAAGTCCAAAGAGTAATCCGGCTGTACCGGCCATTAATTCCTGATTAGGTACTCGAGATAGAAGCCGTTCCATATTTTTAGCCAGTCGCAACCCTTGACTAATAATGGGCATAGCAATAAAGAAACCAATAACGGCCCCCAATAGACCACCGAATGCTAAGGCTAAAATTTTAATAATAGAAATGCCAAAGAAACCCATTGTCCAAAACTTAACATCAATAATTGGTTCTAATACTGGCATAATACTATCCGTCAACATGTATCCCATAATCCCAACCAATAAGGCTATGACATAACGTAAAATTTTATATATCATTTTTTCACCTCCTTTCACATCGTACTCTTCTATTGTACATTAAAACGCTAAATAAATCATAAACTTCTGCACAATTTTTCACCAAATTAAAACAACTTGAATAAAAATAGTTATAAAACCATAAAATACTTGTCCTTAAGTACTGTCAACCAAATACCAAGTGCATAGCCTCTTGCACAGTCGTAACACCATGCACAGAAATTCCCTTTCGATTTGTTTTGACTTGTTTACTATTTCCGGCTGGCACTACAAATCGTGTAAATCCCATTTTAGCTGCCTCAGCAATCCGCTGTTCAATCCGAGGGATACTGCGAATATTACCAGTTAGCCCTACTTCACCAAGAATAACCATATCAGCCGGTACGGGGCGATTTTTTAAATTAGATACAATGGCTACTGCTACCGATAAATCACAAGCGGGTTCATTAACTTTAAGGCCACCAATAACATTTACATATACATCTTTATTACCTAAAGTCAAACCGCAACGTTTTTCTAACACCGCTAATAAAATAATCAGTCGATTTAAATCATAGCCTATGGAGGTACGTCGTGGCATACCAAAAGCGGTAGTAGCGACTAAACTCTGTACCTCTACTAAAATTGGTCGGATCCCTTCTAGATACGCCATGACAGCCGATCCAGTTTCTTCTTCAGTTCGCTCAGCTAATAACGTAGCTGATGGATTCACTAACTCTGCTAACCCTTCTTCTTCCATCACAAAGAGTCCAGATTCTGACGTAGAACCAAAACGATTCTTAATGCCTCGTAAAATACGAAACTGATAAGAACGTTCGCCTTCAAAATACAGTACCACATCTACCATATGTTCAAGCATACGAGGCCCCGCAATATTACCATCTTTGGTTACATGACCAATAATAATCACTGGCACGCCCTGCTCTTTTGCGAAACGAAGTAAACGAGCTGTACATTCTCTGACTTGACCTACACTACCTGGCGTAGAATCTAACGCATCTGTAAACATGGTCTGAATAGAATCAATAACAAGTAAAGCCGGTTTATGTTGTGATGCTTCCTGTAAAATAGAATCCAAATTTGTATCTGCCATAACCGCTAGCTGATTACCTTCAATCCCTAATCGCTCCGCACGTAACTTCAACTGCATCTGTGATTCTTCCCCTGATGCATAGAGGACTTTGCCAAAACGTTCGGCAATTCGCCCTGACACTTGGAGTAAAATCGTTGATTTGCCAATGCCTGGATCACCACCTAATAACATCAACGCACCTGGTACAATCCCACCCCCTAGGACTCTATCGATTTCATCATACCCTGTAGACATACGTGGCGAGTCTTCTGTTTTTATATCAGACAGCGCTACTGGTTTCGTCGCTGAACGATCAACAGGCGCATAAGCAGCAGTTCCTTTACTCGTCGTCGGGCGCACCACTTCTTCAACGAGGGTATTCCATTCACCACATTGTGGACATTTACCTAGCCATCGAGCTGATTCAGCACCACAATTATTACAAAAATAAACAGTTTTAACTTTAGCCATTATATAATCCTTCTAATTTTCAAAATTTTGAACTCATTAGATAAAAAAATCACGAACACCATCTAAATAGTATTCGTGATTTTAAGTGCAATATCCTGCAAACAGAGGAGAAAATTTATAGTTTCATGTAACTGACAATTATACATCAGCCATTAAAGTATAACCTTAAGTTATTATACCACCATCGTAATGTCACCATCTACTACTTTTGCCTTAATAACAGAACCTTCGTGAGCATCACCTTTCAAAATTAAATCAGAAATAGGATCTTCAATCAAGCGCTGAATAGCACGTTTTAAAGGCCTTGCCCCATAAGCAAAGTCAGAGCCTTCTTTAACTAATATATCAAGAGCTTCTGGCGTAACTTCTAAGGTTAATTCACGTTCAGCAAGACGTTTAGTCACATCTTTAAGTAAAATATTAACAATTTTACCTAAATCTTCGCTAGTTAATGGATGGAATACAACCATTTCATCAATACGATTCAAGAATTCAGGACGGAAGTGTTGTTTTACTGCTGCTAATGTATTTTTCTTAGCTTCTGCAAAGGTTTCTGCTTCATTTTTCTTAGCCTCGTCTTTATTCTTAGCAGCTAAGAAGCCCATAGTGGCACTATCTTCTTTCAAGAACTTCGAACCTAAATTACTTGTCATAATAATAACGGTATTACGGAAATCAACCGTACGCCCTTGATTATCTGTCAAACGACCATCATCTAATACTTGAAGTAAGATGTTGAAGAAATCTGGATGTGCTTTTTCTACTTCATCAAAGAGAATTACACTGTATGGTTTACGACGTACCGCATCCGTTAACTGACCGCCTTCATCATAACCAACATATCCTGGAGGCGCCCCAACTAAGCGAGATACAGTATGTTTTTCCATATATTCAGACATATCAAGTCGAATCATAGCATTTTCATCACCAAAGAGGTTAGCTGCTAAGGAGCGTGCCAATTCGGTTTTACCAACCCCTGTAGGCCCTAAGAATAAAAAGGAACCAATAGGACGTTTTGGATCTTTTAGTCCAGCCCGTGCCCGACGAACGGCTTTAGCTACAGCTACCACAGCTTCATCTTGACCAATAACACGCTGATGAAGTTCATCTTCTAAACGAAGTAGTCGTTGTGATTCTTCTTCGGCAATTTTAGCAACAGGAACTCCGCTCCATTCAGCAACAACGGCAGCAATATCATCTTCTGTAACAACGAGCTTTTCTTCGTCTTCTTTACTACGCTGCGCCTGTTTAGCTTCAATGTCTTCAGTCAATTGTTTTTCTTCATCACGAAGTTTCGCTGCTTCCTCAAAATTCTGACTGGTTACGGCTGCTTCTTTTTCTTTACGCACATCAGCTAATCGTTTTTCTAAATCTTTTACGTCTGGTGGCGCTGTAAAGACTTTCATACGTACTTTAGAAGCCGCTTCATCCATTACGTCAATCGCCTTATCTGGTAAGAAACGGTCAGAAATATAACGATTAGATAATTCAACGGCAGCTTTTAAAGCCGCATCCGTAATTTTAGCCTTATGAAATGCTTCATAGCGGTCACGCAAGCCTTTTAAAATTTCAAGGGCATCTTCTTCATTTGGTTCCCCTACCAAAACAGGTTGAAAACGACGTTCTAACGCTGCATCCTTTTCAATATGTTTCTTATACTCATCGAGTGTAGTCGCACCAATAACTTGGAACGTCCCTCGTGCTAATGCTGGTTTCAAAATATTCGCAGCATCCATAGCGCCTTCCGAAGCACCAGCACCAACTAATGTATGAATTTCATCAATAAAAATAATCATATCATCGTGTTTTTGAACTTCATCGATTGCCTTTTTAAGACGTTCTTCAAATTCACCACGATACTTAGCACCCGCTAACATAGCAGTTAAGCTTAACGAAATAATACGTTTATCCCGCAAAATTTCAGGCACATTTTGGTTTACAATTCGCTGTGCTAGCCCTTCTGCAATTGCCGTTTTACCAACCCCAGGTTCCCCAATAAGAACTGGGTTATTT
This window encodes:
- the sigH gene encoding RNA polymerase sporulation sigma factor SigH, yielding MCVNQRLNDEFRRYVDLSDEEICKLAQEQDDHLAVDYLVDKYKNFVRAKARSYFLIGADKEDIIQEGMIGLYKATRDFKGDRLASFKAFAELCVTRQIITAIKTATRQKHIPLNSYISLNKPIYTDEAERTLMDVLVEGQGTDPEELFINREEFSDIEEKMGSILSDLEGKVLMGYLDGKSYNEIAAEYNRSVKSIDNALQRVKRKLEKYLAHRSNAAKQDEL
- a CDS encoding NYN domain-containing protein codes for the protein MKEDILIVDGYNVIFAWPELKKISKSSLEHARSRIKSILQNYGKHKGYRVILVFDGKFANPGAAEEYMTEDFLEVYTADGETADSYIERTVFTFKNTYANVYVCTSDYAEQSQVLGFGALRISARELKAQVERAKLDEQRFYKGFHKRDSMRLQRNEVGHQLDGEVAKQWESLRRGNK
- the rlmB gene encoding 23S rRNA (guanosine(2251)-2'-O)-methyltransferase RlmB → MSDYIVGRNAVREALKADRTIQRLFIANDKVQGSMQEIIGLAKSKGIEIRRVGDNQLAKYANGVVHQGVVALASQVKFADLEEVLAAWPTDKAPILVLLDGIEDPHNMGAIIRTAECCGATAVLIPKRHTAPINATVAKTSAGALECIPLVQVGNVAQTIEELKKQGFWVLGAHMEGQQTLYEADLTSPLVLVIGNEGKGLSRLTKERCDFLVTIPMYGRLNSLNASVAAAILLYEAVRQRQ
- a CDS encoding Mini-ribonuclease 3, which produces MNFKRYQFLRATAIEKLKGTIEHEGNTTANAEDSLMLAYIGDAVYSLFVRERMTEAGIMKVQVLHNLVTDFICAKAQAKVLQAWDTEQVLTDVEQQVAKRARNSQVHVPKSATVQEYRASTAFEAVLGYLYRTNQTERLQTLMGQAFQYTLNSMK
- the cysS gene encoding cysteine--tRNA ligase, coding for MREIKVFNTMTREKEVFKPVKEGEAKIYVCGVTPYNHPHIGNARPFVTWDVIRRYLTHIGYKVTYVQNFTDVDDKIINTSNGEGVSWDTIANRYIESYFEVMDALHVRHADVYPRVSEHIDEIVAMIATLIEKGFAYELDGDVYYSVEKFEEYGKLSGRTLEDMEAGARVDVDDRKHNPMDFALWKSAKPGEPSWESPWGQGRPGWHIECSTMSNKYLGEEFDFHGGGSDLIFPHHENEIAQSEGCTGHHPAVRYWLHNGFITINQEKMSKSLNNFFLVKDILEEYSPDALRYFLLSTHYRSPLDFSDERLEEANKSLERMTTAIENLLYLENQEEGECDDEAKALLENARKYANEFEDAMADDFNTSLAGAPMFGLAKEINIYYQAVQNCNGKVCHKTLDEVKSIFKMMTDILGILEQAWEGPNAGAGAEEYEQLMQVILNVRQNCRERKLWDLADAIRDELANIGVVIEDSPQGARWKKREL
- the pepT gene encoding peptidase T; this translates as METMVERFLRYTKTNTRSNEESTTVPSTDTQVAFAKVLAADLTEIGLEGVKVNENNGFVIGSLPANTEEVVPAIGFIAHMDTADYNAENIAPRIIENYDGTDILLNKDKELYSRVADFPNLNNYKGQTLIVTDGTTLLGGDDKAGIVEIMEALRYLKMHPEVKHGLVMCAFGPDEEIGRGADLFDVRDFPVDFAYTIDGTRLGELEYETFNACAATVELHGVSVHPGSAKNTMINCNKLAMEFDRMLPQAAVPELTEDYEGFIMLSSNETGVESGTMKYIIRDHDRALFESKKKLFELAAKVLNERYGREVVTLTLKDSYYNMYDVIKDHMECVEIAKAAMEKAGVTPLIQPIRGGTDGSKISFMGIPTPNLFTGVENLHGPHEFACVEHMELAVKTIINIASVAK
- the gltX gene encoding glutamate--tRNA ligase yields the protein MAKMKVRFAPSPTGPFHIGGARSALFNWLLARKEGGTFLLRIEDTDLARSTRESEENIKAALKWLGMDWDEGIDVGGDNGPYRQTERLDIYKEVTQRLLDEGKAYRCYCSEEELEAERQAQLDRGETPKYNGHCSHLTDEQIAAYDKEGRKHTIRLRVPLNQTFAFDDMVRGHVSFESNGVGDFVIVKSDGIPVYNYAVVIDDHTMGITHVIRAEEHLSNTPRQIAIYNALGWDVPTFGHISLILGKDYKKMSKRHGATSVDQYRQLGYLPDAIDNFLALLGWAPEGEQELFTKDELIQNFSMDRVAKNPAVFDIDKLNWINFNYMKNLSDEALYELCLPHLQEAGYASATPDETEKAKLIMLCVCLKDHISFGAQIKEEAKLIFDDTFAFDETHAEDIKAVLAEESCPTVLKAFREAIADLEDITPDVVKATIKGIMKETKLKGKFVFMPIRIATTGQMHGPDLNYIITLFGKEKTLARLDETISQMAV
- the ispD gene encoding 2-C-methyl-D-erythritol 4-phosphate cytidylyltransferase — translated: MISCILLAAGAGKRMQCEANKIFLRLGKYSVLQWNLQHMADVPDLSEVIIVVADGEEEAIQNEVASLTNLPWQPRLVIGGAERQDSVLAGTKATSETADIVLVHDGARPMARAALFTAVAEAAQQHGAAVAAVPVVDTIKQVRDDQTVVQTLRRSELYAVQTPQGFRRSWLLEAQEYAKKTQFVGTDDVSLVEHQGKPVYIVNSDYTNCKLTTPADIVKAKQYLGVTEPMMRVGFGYDVHRFKTGRPCILGGVQIESEFGPDGHSDADVLIHALMDALLGAAGLPDIGYWFPPEDEAFKGASSMELLKQVVKLLHEKGFKAYNVDVMVIAEAPKLKPHINAMKANLAGVLGIGEEFISVKATTHEKLGAFGRLEGLAAQAVATLYSL